A window from Azoarcus sp. DD4 encodes these proteins:
- a CDS encoding cobalamin-binding protein, translating to MTPPPRPDLLRRSSAALAVLATLGALLPASPARAEIRITDDTGRSVVLARPAQRIVSLAPHLTELLFAAGAGKQVVGVVSYSDFPEAAKALPKVGGYTSVDLEAVAALKPDLVIAWKSGNRNAHLDRLTALGIPVYVNEPRHLDDVAHSLRALGQLAGTAPAAEEAASHFAQRRDDLRRRYAERPRVRMFYQIWNQPLMTINGTHLISDVIRLCGGDNVFAGLPQLAPHVGVEAVLAANPEVIVASGMGESRPEWLDQWKRWPALAANAAGNLFFIPPEIVQRHTPRILDGAQRLCEQLEEARARRGATDTPR from the coding sequence ATGACCCCACCGCCTCGCCCCGACCTCCTTCGCCGCAGCAGCGCCGCACTCGCCGTCCTTGCCACGCTCGGTGCCCTGCTCCCTGCATCGCCGGCGCGAGCCGAGATCCGCATCACCGACGACACCGGCCGCAGCGTCGTGCTGGCGCGACCGGCGCAGCGCATCGTCAGCCTCGCTCCCCACCTGACCGAGCTGCTGTTCGCCGCCGGCGCCGGCAAGCAGGTGGTCGGCGTGGTCAGCTACAGCGATTTCCCCGAGGCGGCGAAGGCGCTGCCCAAGGTCGGCGGCTACACCAGCGTGGATCTCGAAGCCGTGGCAGCACTCAAACCCGACCTCGTGATTGCCTGGAAAAGCGGCAACCGCAATGCCCATCTCGACCGTCTCACTGCACTCGGCATCCCGGTGTACGTGAACGAGCCGCGCCACCTCGACGATGTCGCCCACAGCCTGCGCGCGCTCGGTCAGCTGGCCGGCACCGCCCCCGCTGCAGAAGAAGCAGCCAGCCATTTCGCCCAGCGCCGCGACGACTTGCGCAGGCGCTATGCGGAGCGCCCCAGGGTGCGGATGTTCTACCAGATCTGGAATCAGCCGCTGATGACCATCAACGGCACACACCTGATTTCGGACGTCATCCGGCTGTGCGGCGGCGACAACGTCTTCGCCGGTCTGCCCCAGCTTGCGCCCCATGTCGGCGTGGAGGCCGTGCTGGCCGCCAATCCGGAGGTGATCGTCGCCAGCGGCATGGGCGAATCACGGCCGGAATGGCTGGACCAGTGGAAGCGCTGGCCGGCACTTGCCGCCAACGCGGCCGGCAACCTGTTCTTCATTCCGCCCGAAATCGTCCAGCGTCACACGCCGCGCATCCTCGATGGCGCCCAGCGCCTTTGCGAACAACTGGAGGAAGCGCGCGCCAGGCGCGGTGCAACGGACACACCGCGCTGA
- the cbiB gene encoding adenosylcobinamide-phosphate synthase CbiB, whose protein sequence is MSVFTLLVLKLAAGIACDRLFGEVPRFHPLVGFGRWAKAVERGVRRIGDSRAAGALAWLLAVGPWLALAWLLRAAHPQAHWVVDVALLYFTLGARSLAEHGEAVAAPLAAGDLGAARTRVGWIVSRDTTALDATGVARAGTESVLENGNDAVFGTLFWFLVGGGAGALLFRLANTLDAMWGYRTPRYLAFGWAAARIDDVLNALPARLTALTYALLGRTRCALNCWRQQAPAWDSPNAGPVMAAGAGALGVALGGAAIYHGKEEIRPPLGEGAAPDAGAIRAAIALVQRGMLLWLALAALAAVALEQFGA, encoded by the coding sequence ATGTCCGTGTTCACCCTGCTCGTCCTCAAGCTCGCCGCCGGCATCGCCTGTGATCGCCTGTTCGGCGAGGTGCCGCGCTTCCACCCGCTGGTGGGCTTCGGCCGCTGGGCGAAGGCGGTCGAGCGCGGCGTGCGGCGCATCGGCGACTCACGCGCAGCGGGCGCGCTCGCCTGGCTGCTGGCGGTAGGGCCGTGGCTGGCGCTGGCGTGGCTGCTGCGCGCGGCACACCCGCAGGCGCACTGGGTGGTCGACGTCGCCCTGCTCTACTTCACCCTGGGCGCGCGCAGCCTCGCCGAACATGGCGAGGCGGTCGCCGCGCCGCTGGCCGCCGGCGATCTCGGTGCCGCACGCACCCGCGTCGGCTGGATCGTGAGCCGCGACACAACCGCGCTCGACGCCACCGGTGTTGCCCGAGCCGGCACCGAGTCGGTGCTGGAGAACGGCAACGACGCGGTGTTCGGCACCCTGTTCTGGTTCCTCGTCGGCGGCGGTGCCGGTGCCCTGCTGTTCCGCCTCGCCAATACCCTGGACGCAATGTGGGGCTACCGCACGCCGCGCTACCTCGCCTTCGGCTGGGCCGCCGCACGCATCGACGACGTCCTCAACGCCCTCCCGGCCCGGCTCACCGCGCTCACCTACGCGCTGCTCGGCCGCACCCGTTGCGCACTGAACTGCTGGCGGCAACAGGCGCCGGCCTGGGACAGCCCCAACGCCGGCCCGGTGATGGCCGCCGGTGCCGGCGCGCTCGGCGTGGCGCTGGGCGGCGCTGCGATCTACCACGGCAAGGAAGAAATCCGCCCGCCGCTGGGCGAGGGTGCCGCGCCCGACGCCGGCGCCATCCGCGCCGCGATCGCGCTGGTCCAGCGCGGCATGCTGCTGTGGCTGGCGCTGGCCGCACTGGCCGCCGTGGCGCTGGAGCAGTTCGGTGCTTGA
- a CDS encoding helix-turn-helix domain-containing protein: MKTADAVLDPLADEDGGFDVYAKDCPARMVLNRLADKWALLIVKLLKTGPLRFNQLRREIEGVSQKALSQTLRRLERDGLVDRRVFATVPVTVEYSLTELGRTLAEAFEPLADWAHSHIREVLAAQSRYDSVSEAA, from the coding sequence GTGAAAACCGCAGACGCTGTGCTGGACCCGCTGGCCGACGAGGACGGCGGCTTCGATGTTTACGCCAAGGACTGTCCGGCCCGCATGGTGCTGAACCGCTTGGCGGACAAATGGGCGTTGTTGATCGTCAAGCTGCTCAAGACCGGTCCGCTGCGCTTCAACCAGTTGCGGCGCGAGATCGAGGGCGTGTCGCAGAAGGCGCTGAGCCAGACCCTGCGCCGGCTGGAGCGCGACGGCCTGGTCGACCGCCGCGTGTTCGCGACGGTACCGGTGACCGTCGAGTACTCGCTGACCGAACTCGGGCGCACGCTGGCGGAGGCCTTCGAACCGCTGGCGGACTGGGCGCACAGCCACATCCGGGAGGTGCTGGCGGCGCAGAGCCGCTATGACTCGGTGAGCGAGGCGGCGTAG
- a CDS encoding flavodoxin family protein, which translates to MTQSVVVYFSGYGHTKRVAECVAEGARAQLIAVDAEGSIPEAAWDTLDAADAILFGAPTYMGTVPWQFKKFADATSKKWFTRAWQDKVFGGFTNSASLNGDKQVTLITLQTLASQHGGIWVSLGQPPSNSKAASRNDANNLGGSVGVLVQSPSDASADEISVGDLETARLYGVRVSEIARRLRG; encoded by the coding sequence ATGACCCAATCCGTCGTTGTGTATTTCTCGGGTTACGGCCACACCAAGCGCGTCGCCGAATGCGTGGCCGAAGGCGCGCGTGCCCAGCTGATCGCGGTCGACGCCGAAGGCAGCATCCCGGAAGCCGCGTGGGACACGCTGGACGCCGCCGACGCCATCCTGTTCGGCGCGCCGACCTACATGGGCACCGTGCCCTGGCAGTTCAAGAAGTTCGCCGACGCCACCTCGAAGAAGTGGTTCACCCGCGCCTGGCAGGACAAGGTCTTCGGCGGCTTCACCAACAGCGCCAGCCTCAACGGCGACAAGCAGGTCACGCTGATCACGCTGCAGACGCTCGCCTCGCAACATGGCGGCATCTGGGTGAGCCTCGGCCAGCCGCCGTCCAACAGCAAGGCGGCGAGCCGCAACGACGCCAACAACCTCGGCGGCTCGGTCGGCGTGCTGGTGCAGAGCCCGTCGGACGCGAGCGCGGACGAGATCTCCGTCGGCGACCTCGAAACCGCCCGCCTCTATGGCGTGCGCGTCAGCGAGATCGCGCGCCGGCTGCGCGGCTAA
- a CDS encoding cobyric acid synthase has product MSKAYALMVQGTTSDAGKSTLVAGLARALVRRGVRVAPFKPQNMALNSAVTADGGEIGRAQALQAVAARIAPHTDFNPVLLKPSSDIGAQVIIHGKVMANLSARDYHAYKPTAMAAVMASFDRLRDQYEHVLIEGAGSPAEINLRDRDIANMGFAEAADVPVVLVADIDRGGVFAHLVGTLELLSPSEQARVKGFVINRFRGDMSLLQSGLDWLEQRTGRPVFGVLPYLHGLFLDAEDALADGQVAADRDGEVLKVIAPVYPRISNHTDLDALRLHPQVDFRWVGPGQAIPPADLVVLPGSKSVQADLAWLRAQGWEPALRRHLRYGGKVIGICGGFQMLGRTLADPHGLEGAPSIVAGLGVLDIETVLEREKQLVNVAGRLCLGGEAAVAGYEIHMGVSRGADLERPAVLLTDGRADGALAADGQVLGTYLHGLFDTPQAVAALLDWAGLKGAAGVDLNARREADLDRLADAVEAHIDMAALFGAAWPDAA; this is encoded by the coding sequence ATGTCCAAGGCTTACGCCCTGATGGTGCAGGGCACCACCTCCGATGCCGGCAAGAGCACCCTGGTGGCCGGGCTGGCGCGCGCGCTGGTGCGCCGCGGGGTGCGCGTCGCCCCTTTCAAGCCGCAGAACATGGCGCTCAACTCGGCGGTCACCGCCGACGGCGGCGAGATCGGCCGCGCCCAGGCGCTACAGGCGGTGGCCGCGCGCATCGCGCCGCACACCGACTTCAACCCGGTGCTGCTCAAGCCCTCGTCCGACATCGGCGCCCAGGTCATCATCCACGGCAAGGTCATGGCCAACCTGTCGGCGCGCGACTACCACGCCTACAAGCCGACCGCGATGGCGGCGGTGATGGCCTCCTTCGACCGCTTGCGCGACCAGTACGAGCACGTGCTGATCGAAGGCGCCGGCAGCCCGGCCGAGATCAACCTGCGCGACCGCGACATCGCCAACATGGGTTTCGCCGAGGCCGCCGACGTGCCGGTGGTGCTGGTGGCCGACATCGACCGCGGCGGCGTCTTCGCCCACCTGGTCGGCACGCTGGAACTGCTGTCGCCGTCGGAGCAGGCGCGGGTCAAGGGCTTCGTCATCAACCGCTTCCGCGGCGACATGAGCCTGCTGCAGTCCGGCCTCGACTGGCTGGAGCAGCGCACCGGCCGGCCGGTGTTCGGCGTGCTGCCCTATCTGCACGGCCTCTTCCTCGACGCCGAGGATGCGCTCGCCGATGGCCAGGTGGCGGCCGACCGCGACGGCGAGGTGCTGAAGGTGATCGCGCCGGTCTATCCGCGCATCTCCAACCACACCGACCTCGACGCGCTGCGCCTGCATCCGCAGGTGGATTTCCGCTGGGTGGGGCCGGGGCAGGCGATCCCGCCCGCCGATCTGGTCGTGTTGCCCGGCTCCAAGAGCGTGCAGGCCGACCTCGCCTGGCTGCGCGCGCAGGGTTGGGAACCGGCGCTGCGCCGCCACCTGCGCTACGGCGGCAAGGTGATCGGCATCTGCGGTGGCTTCCAGATGCTGGGCAGGACGCTGGCCGATCCGCACGGCCTCGAAGGCGCGCCGAGCATCGTCGCCGGGCTGGGCGTGCTCGACATCGAGACGGTGCTGGAGCGCGAGAAGCAGCTGGTGAACGTGGCCGGCCGGCTCTGCCTCGGCGGCGAGGCGGCGGTCGCCGGCTACGAGATCCACATGGGCGTGAGCCGTGGCGCCGACCTCGAGCGTCCGGCGGTGTTGCTCACGGATGGCCGCGCCGACGGCGCGCTGGCGGCCGACGGCCAGGTGCTCGGCACCTATCTGCATGGCCTGTTCGACACTCCGCAGGCGGTGGCGGCGCTGCTCGACTGGGCGGGGCTGAAAGGGGCGGCGGGCGTCGATCTCAACGCTCGCCGCGAGGCCGATCTCGATCGCCTCGCCGACGCGGTCGAGGCGCATATCGACATGGCGGCGCTGTTCGGCGCCGCGTGGCCGGACGCCGCTTAG
- a CDS encoding DEAD/DEAH box helicase: protein MTTELDFASLGLAEPLLRAISDTGYTTPTPIQAKAIPLVLAGGDLLAAAQTGTGKTAGFTLPVLHKLAATHVHPHPAGKPRCLILTPTRELAAQVEESVQTYGKHLALTSMVMFGGVNINPQISALKKRVDILVATPGRLLDHVGQKTLDLSGVEILVLDEADRMLDMGFIRDIRKILALLPKQRQNLLFSATFSDEIRELANGLLHNPGCVEVAPRNTASERVDQTVYMIGQKQKRELLAWLIKEKQWFQVLVFTRTKHGANKLAEYLGKHDIPAAAIHGNKSQGARTRALSQFKDGSLPVLVATDIAARGLDIDQLPQVVNFELPNVPEDYVHRIGRTGRAGADGNAISLVDGEEVKLLTAIERLIRRKIDRATAEGFVPSAVPDTSADDEREERGSHDRGRGRQGQGQGRVQGQGRGQGQTQSPGRRGGDGRAQQDRPATPARQGNGKPRNDKPRGEPNGNRAQPAQHREVDGNRIAPQRPDVDGNRMPAPSRRSEVNGNRAQPAPRQGQGQNNRGGRPAQQRAALFSAKPGGNR, encoded by the coding sequence ATGACCACCGAACTCGATTTCGCCAGCCTCGGGCTGGCCGAACCCCTGCTGCGCGCCATTTCGGACACCGGCTACACCACGCCGACCCCGATCCAGGCCAAGGCAATCCCGCTGGTGCTGGCGGGCGGCGACCTGCTCGCCGCCGCGCAGACCGGCACCGGCAAGACCGCCGGCTTCACCCTGCCGGTGCTGCACAAGCTCGCCGCCACCCATGTGCATCCGCACCCGGCCGGCAAGCCGCGCTGCCTGATCCTGACCCCCACCCGCGAACTCGCCGCCCAGGTGGAGGAATCGGTGCAGACCTACGGCAAGCACCTCGCGCTCACCTCGATGGTGATGTTCGGCGGGGTCAACATCAATCCGCAGATCAGCGCGCTGAAGAAGCGGGTCGACATCCTGGTCGCCACCCCCGGCCGCCTGCTCGACCACGTCGGCCAGAAGACGCTGGACCTCTCCGGCGTCGAGATCCTGGTGCTGGACGAAGCCGACCGCATGCTCGACATGGGCTTCATCCGCGACATCCGCAAGATCCTCGCGCTGCTGCCCAAGCAGCGCCAGAACCTGCTGTTCTCGGCGACCTTTTCCGACGAGATCCGCGAACTCGCCAATGGCCTGCTGCACAATCCGGGCTGCGTCGAGGTGGCGCCGCGCAATACCGCTTCCGAGCGCGTCGACCAGACGGTCTACATGATCGGCCAGAAGCAGAAGCGCGAACTGCTGGCCTGGCTGATCAAGGAAAAGCAGTGGTTCCAGGTGCTGGTGTTCACCCGCACCAAGCATGGCGCCAACAAGCTCGCCGAATACCTCGGCAAGCATGACATCCCGGCCGCCGCCATCCACGGCAACAAGAGCCAGGGCGCACGCACCCGCGCGCTGTCGCAGTTCAAGGACGGCTCGCTGCCGGTGCTGGTCGCGACCGACATCGCGGCGCGCGGCCTCGACATCGACCAGTTGCCGCAGGTGGTCAATTTCGAGCTGCCCAACGTGCCGGAGGACTATGTGCACCGCATCGGCCGCACCGGCCGCGCCGGCGCCGACGGCAATGCGATCTCGCTGGTCGATGGCGAGGAAGTGAAGCTGCTGACGGCCATCGAACGCCTGATCCGGCGCAAGATCGATCGCGCCACCGCGGAAGGCTTCGTGCCCTCGGCGGTGCCCGACACCAGTGCGGACGACGAGCGCGAGGAGCGTGGCAGTCACGATCGCGGCCGCGGTCGCCAAGGTCAGGGCCAGGGGCGTGTTCAAGGCCAGGGACGCGGCCAGGGGCAGACGCAATCGCCGGGACGCCGCGGCGGCGACGGCCGCGCGCAGCAGGACCGCCCGGCCACGCCGGCACGCCAGGGCAACGGCAAGCCGCGCAACGACAAGCCCCGCGGCGAACCCAACGGCAATCGCGCCCAACCGGCGCAGCACAGGGAGGTCGATGGCAACCGGATCGCGCCGCAGCGCCCCGACGTCGACGGCAACCGCATGCCGGCCCCGTCGCGCCGCAGCGAGGTCAACGGCAATCGCGCCCAGCCGGCGCCGCGCCAGGGCCAGGGCCAGAACAACCGTGGCGGGCGTCCCGCGCAGCAGCGCGCGGCGCTGTTCTCCGCCAAGCCGGGCGGCAATCGCTGA
- a CDS encoding ABC transporter ATP-binding protein, with amino-acid sequence MDFVRFENVSLAYQAGSPFAIEDVSLSVRENEFIALVGPSGCGKSTVMKLVTGLKPPTKGYVYVDGREVGDPQKCVGMAFQASNLLPWRTTLQNVMLPMEIVEPYRSTLRAKRAEYEEQARALLKRVGLAGFEDKFPWELSGGMQQRASICRALIHKPRLLMLDEPFGALDAFTREELWCMVRDLWQEEPFTVVLVTHDLREAVFLADTVYVMSKRPGRILVKREIDLPRPRELDVTYTEPFAAYVHELREHIGHVRAS; translated from the coding sequence ATGGATTTCGTACGTTTCGAAAATGTCAGCCTGGCCTACCAGGCCGGCAGCCCGTTTGCGATCGAGGACGTCAGCCTGTCCGTCCGCGAGAACGAGTTCATCGCCCTGGTCGGCCCCTCCGGCTGTGGCAAATCCACCGTGATGAAGCTGGTCACCGGGCTCAAGCCGCCCACCAAGGGCTATGTGTATGTAGACGGCCGCGAGGTCGGCGACCCGCAGAAGTGCGTCGGCATGGCCTTCCAGGCCTCCAACCTGCTGCCCTGGCGCACCACGCTGCAGAACGTGATGCTGCCGATGGAGATCGTCGAGCCCTACCGCTCGACGCTGCGGGCAAAGCGCGCCGAGTACGAGGAGCAAGCACGCGCGCTGCTGAAGCGCGTCGGGCTGGCCGGCTTCGAGGACAAGTTCCCTTGGGAACTGTCCGGCGGCATGCAGCAGCGCGCCTCGATCTGCCGCGCGCTGATCCACAAGCCGCGCCTCTTGATGCTGGACGAGCCCTTCGGCGCGCTCGATGCCTTCACCCGCGAGGAGCTGTGGTGCATGGTGCGCGACCTGTGGCAGGAGGAGCCCTTCACCGTGGTGCTGGTGACCCACGACCTGCGCGAGGCAGTGTTCCTCGCCGACACGGTGTACGTGATGAGCAAGCGCCCCGGCCGCATCCTGGTCAAGCGCGAGATCGACCTGCCGCGCCCGCGCGAACTCGACGTGACCTACACCGAGCCCTTCGCCGCCTATGTGCATGAATTGCGCGAGCACATCGGCCATGTGCGCGCGTCCTGA
- a CDS encoding M48 family metallopeptidase, producing the protein MKESRTPVIVRMFALRPRLAWRLAGVALVGIGTVASLAVLAFAIMVLAFSRSWEALNEGLPLTAGGWSLLAVICGISSGRMVFLFGLSPSPAGVRVPRLAADAFYQLVDDLARRIGAARIDRVWVTGDMNAMVMQRPRWGWVGPIETHLMIGLPLVHSVSRSQLAAVLAHEFAHLALQRHGVGAVGAHLRAWWMRVLDRGCEAFPSIGGWLDQRLRPFYRDMLRLTRIEEFEADHIAARLVGAGLLGETLVELSLKERFLRQDYWPKVMAQSSAQARPSIRPFREMGLGVETGFSRLSLAALDIAAFAEEAPEMLPFHPSLKERLRALRVPLRAAVADRPSAARHYFAPLLPSLAWVFDRAWWLEVRKAWRSQQSRQDGV; encoded by the coding sequence ATGAAGGAATCCCGCACCCCCGTCATTGTCCGCATGTTCGCATTGCGGCCGCGCCTTGCATGGCGCCTGGCCGGGGTGGCGCTCGTCGGAATCGGCACGGTTGCCTCGCTCGCCGTGCTGGCCTTCGCCATCATGGTGCTGGCCTTCTCGCGCAGTTGGGAAGCGCTCAACGAAGGCTTGCCGCTCACCGCTGGCGGCTGGAGTCTGCTCGCTGTCATCTGTGGCATCTCGAGCGGACGCATGGTGTTTCTGTTCGGGCTGTCGCCGTCTCCGGCGGGGGTGCGGGTGCCGCGTCTGGCGGCCGACGCCTTCTACCAGCTGGTCGATGACCTGGCCCGCCGCATCGGCGCCGCCCGTATCGACCGCGTCTGGGTCACCGGCGACATGAACGCGATGGTGATGCAACGGCCGCGCTGGGGTTGGGTCGGGCCGATCGAAACCCATCTGATGATAGGGCTGCCGCTGGTGCACAGCGTGTCGCGCAGCCAGCTGGCTGCGGTGCTGGCCCATGAATTCGCCCACCTCGCGCTGCAGCGTCACGGCGTCGGTGCCGTGGGAGCGCATTTGCGCGCCTGGTGGATGCGGGTGCTGGATCGGGGGTGCGAGGCCTTTCCCTCCATCGGGGGCTGGCTGGACCAGCGCCTGCGCCCTTTCTACCGCGACATGCTGCGGCTGACCCGCATCGAAGAGTTCGAGGCCGACCACATCGCGGCTCGGCTGGTGGGTGCCGGACTGCTCGGCGAAACCCTGGTCGAGCTCAGTCTCAAGGAGCGCTTCCTGCGCCAGGATTACTGGCCCAAGGTGATGGCTCAGAGCTCGGCGCAGGCCCGGCCGTCCATCCGTCCTTTCCGCGAGATGGGGCTCGGCGTCGAGACCGGCTTTTCCCGCCTCTCGCTGGCGGCGCTCGATATCGCGGCTTTTGCCGAGGAGGCCCCCGAGATGCTGCCCTTCCACCCGTCGCTGAAGGAACGCCTGCGTGCCTTGCGGGTGCCGCTGCGGGCGGCGGTGGCCGACCGGCCGTCGGCGGCACGCCACTACTTTGCGCCGCTGTTGCCCAGTCTCGCCTGGGTGTTCGATCGCGCCTGGTGGTTGGAGGTACGCAAGGCCTGGCGTTCGCAGCAGAGCCGCCAGGACGGGGTCTGA
- a CDS encoding ABC transporter permease — MLSQKTLIRLAPWLVILFLGLLWEAVVVGFKVPEFLFPSLSAVWTSTLTHWDPIMMHATQTFLTTMAGFGLAVVFGLALGAAVGSSPVIYKALYPLLVGFNSIPKVAFVPVLVVWFGIGTIPAILTAFLISFFPVVVNVATGLATLEPELEDVLRSLGASRLDILKKVGLPRAMPYFFASLKVAITLAFVGSVISETVASNLGIGYLMMAASSSMDMALVFAGLIVIGVMGVVMYELFALVERKLTGWAHRNPNGAM, encoded by the coding sequence ATGCTGTCGCAGAAAACCCTGATCCGGCTCGCGCCCTGGCTGGTCATCCTCTTCCTCGGCCTGCTGTGGGAAGCGGTCGTGGTCGGCTTCAAGGTGCCGGAATTCCTCTTTCCCTCGTTGAGCGCGGTGTGGACCTCCACGCTCACGCACTGGGATCCGATCATGATGCACGCCACCCAGACCTTCCTCACCACGATGGCCGGCTTCGGCCTCGCGGTGGTGTTCGGCCTGGCGCTGGGCGCCGCGGTCGGCTCCTCGCCGGTGATCTACAAGGCGCTCTACCCGCTGCTGGTGGGCTTCAACTCCATTCCCAAGGTCGCCTTCGTGCCGGTGCTGGTGGTGTGGTTCGGCATCGGCACCATCCCGGCCATCCTCACCGCCTTCCTCATCTCCTTCTTCCCGGTGGTGGTCAACGTCGCCACCGGCCTGGCGACGCTGGAGCCGGAGCTGGAAGACGTGCTGCGCTCGCTCGGCGCGTCACGGCTGGACATCCTGAAGAAGGTCGGCCTGCCGCGCGCGATGCCCTACTTCTTCGCCTCGCTCAAGGTGGCGATCACGCTCGCCTTCGTCGGCTCGGTGATCTCGGAAACGGTGGCCTCCAACCTCGGCATCGGCTATCTGATGATGGCGGCGAGTTCGTCGATGGACATGGCGCTGGTGTTCGCCGGGCTGATCGTGATCGGCGTGATGGGCGTGGTGATGTACGAGCTTTTCGCCCTGGTCGAGCGCAAGCTCACCGGTTGGGCGCACCGCAATCCGAACGGGGCGATGTAG
- the cobD gene encoding threonine-phosphate decarboxylase CobD: MLEHGGRLRRAAAQFDIPLADWLDLSTGINPWPYPVPPVPVGAWHRLPEEDDGLEAAAARYYGTDQLLPVAGSQPAIQALPALIPGERVCLLDPTYAEHPQAWRGRQLRCHTADEIDSALDDTDVLVLVHPNNPSGTLFDAAQLHAWHARLAARGGWLVVDEAFIDSAPAASLTTLAGAPGLVVLRSIGKFFGLAGARIGFVLAPRPLREALAERLGPWTLSGPARHAGRAALADHAWQARMRVQLAAAGDRLQRLLEHHGFGECRGPALFKWVQHPRAAELHLALAACGILVRLFDSPASLRFGLPATEADWQRLATALHEIRPLIEHR, encoded by the coding sequence GTGCTTGAGCACGGCGGGCGCCTGCGCCGGGCGGCGGCGCAGTTCGACATCCCGCTGGCCGACTGGCTCGACCTGTCGACCGGCATCAATCCCTGGCCCTACCCGGTGCCGCCGGTCCCGGTTGGTGCCTGGCACCGCTTGCCGGAAGAGGACGACGGCCTCGAGGCTGCCGCCGCGCGCTACTACGGCACCGACCAGTTGCTCCCGGTAGCAGGTTCGCAGCCAGCCATCCAGGCGCTCCCGGCCTTGATCCCGGGTGAGCGGGTCTGCCTGCTCGACCCTACTTACGCCGAACATCCGCAGGCCTGGCGCGGCCGCCAGCTGCGCTGCCACACCGCCGACGAGATCGACAGCGCGCTCGACGACACCGACGTGCTCGTTCTGGTCCATCCCAACAACCCGAGCGGCACGCTGTTCGACGCCGCGCAACTGCACGCCTGGCACGCACGCCTTGCTGCGCGCGGCGGCTGGCTGGTGGTGGACGAAGCCTTCATCGACAGCGCGCCCGCCGCCAGCCTGACCACGCTGGCAGGCGCGCCCGGTCTGGTGGTGCTGCGCTCGATCGGCAAGTTTTTCGGCCTCGCGGGTGCGCGGATCGGCTTCGTCCTTGCGCCGCGACCGCTGCGCGAGGCGCTCGCCGAACGCCTGGGCCCCTGGACGCTGAGCGGCCCCGCCCGCCATGCCGGCCGTGCGGCGCTGGCGGACCATGCCTGGCAGGCCCGCATGCGGGTGCAGCTCGCCGCCGCCGGCGACCGCCTGCAGCGCCTGCTCGAACACCACGGTTTCGGCGAGTGCCGCGGCCCGGCGCTGTTCAAATGGGTGCAGCATCCGCGCGCGGCCGAACTGCACCTGGCACTCGCTGCCTGCGGCATCCTCGTCCGCCTGTTCGACTCGCCGGCCAGCCTGCGCTTCGGCCTGCCGGCCACCGAAGCGGACTGGCAGCGTCTCGCCACCGCCCTGCACGAAATACGTCCGCTGATCGAACACCGATGA